One Halarcobacter ebronensis genomic window carries:
- a CDS encoding sensor histidine kinase — translation MSYNKKTNFLITNAIIVLFVLLLSLFVNYYLTSLLGFNRETYLVITLSVLIFGLILYLLLSKSIFEPIFKSDENLQKTVKETLHELNIPISTIKLNTQMLEKKISDEKALTRLNRIKLASNELLKLYEDMEYHIKKEIDRVDIINFSLKEVIEYSLDKFADLKNNIKIEVDIQDVTLNSDRNGFQKMLDNLISNALKYNLKENGLIKIVYKNKNLTIFNKGKEIDTKNLFMIFDKFFQEDKTKEGFGLGLFMVKEFCDKNKIAIKIEPTKDGNSFILSLKNIIDDK, via the coding sequence TTGAGTTATAATAAAAAGACAAATTTTTTAATTACAAATGCTATAATTGTGCTTTTTGTATTGCTTTTATCTTTGTTTGTAAACTACTATTTAACTTCACTTTTAGGCTTTAACAGAGAGACATATCTTGTAATAACGCTGTCAGTATTAATATTTGGACTTATTTTATATCTGCTTCTTAGCAAATCAATTTTTGAACCAATATTTAAAAGTGATGAAAATCTTCAAAAGACTGTAAAAGAGACTCTTCATGAGTTAAATATTCCTATTTCAACTATAAAATTAAATACCCAAATGTTAGAGAAAAAGATAAGTGATGAGAAGGCTTTAACTAGGCTAAATCGTATCAAACTTGCCTCAAATGAGCTTTTAAAACTCTATGAAGATATGGAGTATCATATAAAAAAAGAGATTGATAGGGTTGATATTATAAACTTCTCTTTAAAAGAGGTTATTGAGTATAGTTTGGATAAGTTTGCAGATTTGAAAAATAATATAAAAATTGAGGTTGATATCCAAGATGTGACTTTAAACAGTGATAGAAATGGTTTTCAAAAGATGTTAGATAATTTAATCTCTAATGCTTTAAAATACAACCTAAAAGAGAATGGACTTATAAAAATAGTCTACAAAAATAAAAACTTGACAATTTTTAATAAAGGCAAAGAGATAGATACAAAAAATCTCTTTATGATTTTTGATAAGTTTTTTCAAGAAGACAAAACAAAAGAGGGGTTTGGTTTAGGACTTTTTATGGTAAAAGAGTTTTGTGATAAAAATAAAATTGCCATAAAAATAGAACCAACAAAAGATGGAAACTCTTTTATTTTAAGCCTAAAAAATATTATTGATGATAAATAA
- a CDS encoding sulfite exporter TauE/SafE family protein, whose amino-acid sequence MESISIITIISIAFLGSFGHCIGMCGGIVIAYSSTKIDNGWSKAKQALSHVLYSFGRITTYVILGFIFGFVGGVVTFDNTTSGILLLITGFLMILVGLSLSGKLKFLTSLEYSVSKSNLYQKTFRSLIGSNTLLSFYLLGMLNGLLPCGFVYVFAITAASTGSPLWGAFVMLIFGLSTLPAMFSLGFFVGIFKQIALRNLFITIAAILVILFGVYIMHNGYTYLTDPTKSILSCHI is encoded by the coding sequence ATGGAAAGTATAAGTATTATCACAATTATATCAATAGCTTTTTTAGGCTCTTTTGGTCACTGTATTGGAATGTGTGGAGGAATAGTAATAGCTTACTCTAGCACAAAAATAGATAATGGTTGGTCAAAAGCAAAACAAGCTTTATCTCATGTTTTGTACTCTTTTGGAAGAATTACAACTTATGTGATTTTAGGGTTTATTTTTGGTTTTGTTGGTGGCGTTGTTACTTTTGATAATACGACAAGTGGTATTTTACTTTTAATTACAGGTTTTCTAATGATTCTTGTAGGTTTATCTCTTAGTGGAAAGTTAAAGTTTCTTACCTCTTTGGAGTACTCTGTTTCAAAATCAAATTTATATCAAAAAACATTTAGATCATTAATAGGTTCAAATACACTTTTGAGTTTTTATCTTTTAGGAATGTTAAATGGTCTTCTCCCCTGTGGTTTTGTATATGTTTTTGCTATAACTGCTGCTAGTACAGGAAGCCCACTTTGGGGTGCATTTGTAATGTTGATTTTTGGACTCAGCACTCTTCCTGCAATGTTTTCACTTGGTTTTTTTGTTGGTATTTTTAAACAAATTGCCCTTAGAAATCTGTTTATTACTATAGCAGCTATATTAGTTATACTCTTTGGAGTTTATATAATGCATAATGGTTATACTTATTTAACAGACCCTACTAAATCAATTTTGAGTTGTCATATCTAA
- a CDS encoding response regulator transcription factor — MYKILILEDDELFKESLEDFLQDEEFEVVTASNGEEVFEICYEQKFDLYLFDINVPIVDGIETLKELRKTLDDTPTIYLTSYKDKDVLKQGFLSGCDDYLKKPIDLDELLLRIHSLLKRSGKSMKEIVLNDDFTFEPRNRRVLKNGEDINLAGKVIDLLELFLEKKDAIITKEMIIDKLWNYGEEYSEGSIRVYINTLKKLLGKDKIKNLKGVGYKIEL, encoded by the coding sequence TTGTATAAAATATTGATTTTAGAAGATGATGAACTCTTCAAAGAGAGTTTAGAAGATTTTTTACAAGATGAGGAGTTTGAAGTTGTAACGGCTTCAAATGGCGAAGAGGTATTTGAAATTTGTTATGAACAAAAATTTGATCTCTATTTATTTGATATAAATGTACCAATTGTGGATGGAATAGAGACGCTAAAAGAGCTTAGAAAAACATTAGATGATACTCCAACAATCTATTTAACTTCATATAAAGATAAAGATGTTTTAAAACAAGGGTTTTTAAGTGGTTGTGATGATTACCTTAAAAAACCAATAGATTTAGATGAACTTTTACTTAGAATTCACTCTTTACTTAAAAGAAGTGGTAAATCTATGAAAGAGATTGTTTTAAATGATGATTTTACTTTTGAACCTAGAAATAGAAGAGTGCTTAAAAATGGTGAAGATATAAATCTTGCAGGCAAAGTTATTGATCTGCTTGAGCTATTTTTAGAAAAAAAAGATGCAATAATCACAAAAGAGATGATAATTGACAAACTTTGGAATTATGGAGAAGAGTATAGTGAAGGCTCTATTCGAGTCTATATAAATACATTGAAAAAACTTTTGGGTAAAGATAAGATAAAAAATCTAAAAGGTGTAGGGTATAAAATTGAGTTATAA
- a CDS encoding SPFH domain-containing protein, whose product MILNEALILPLAFIVFAVIIIAKGVTIVPQSDLYVVERLGKFDKILHGGFHVIIPIIDNIRIKLTSREQLVDIEKQSVITKDNVNISIDGIVFCKVEDAKEATYNVVDFKNAIANLAMTTLRSEIGSMELDDTLSNRETLNIKLQTELGSAAANWGIKVTRVEISDIEVPDEIQKAMNMQMEAEREKRAIETKAKADKEAVIRKAEGFRQEEFLKAEAIERMADAKKYEQEKLAQGQQEAMKLINEAMSQNEKAAEFLLAKDRIVAFKALAESNSKDKMIIPYEVSQLIGSTSVLGDAFFKGMSNGNTNNAS is encoded by the coding sequence ATGATTTTAAATGAAGCATTAATTTTGCCATTGGCATTTATTGTATTTGCAGTGATAATTATTGCAAAAGGTGTAACTATCGTACCTCAATCGGATCTATATGTAGTAGAGAGATTAGGAAAGTTTGATAAAATTTTGCATGGTGGCTTCCATGTTATTATCCCAATTATTGATAATATTAGAATTAAATTAACCTCTAGAGAACAACTAGTTGATATAGAAAAACAATCTGTTATTACAAAAGATAACGTAAATATTTCTATTGATGGAATTGTTTTTTGTAAAGTTGAAGATGCAAAAGAAGCAACATATAATGTTGTGGATTTTAAAAATGCAATTGCAAATTTAGCTATGACAACTTTAAGATCTGAAATTGGTTCAATGGAGCTAGATGATACCCTTTCAAATAGAGAGACTTTAAATATAAAACTTCAAACAGAGTTAGGTTCCGCTGCTGCTAACTGGGGAATAAAAGTTACAAGAGTTGAAATCTCAGATATAGAAGTACCCGATGAAATTCAAAAAGCTATGAATATGCAAATGGAAGCAGAGAGAGAAAAAAGAGCAATTGAAACAAAAGCAAAGGCTGATAAAGAGGCAGTTATTAGAAAAGCTGAAGGTTTCAGACAAGAGGAGTTTTTAAAAGCAGAAGCAATTGAGAGAATGGCAGATGCAAAAAAATATGAACAAGAGAAGTTAGCCCAAGGGCAACAAGAGGCAATGAAGCTTATAAATGAAGCTATGTCACAAAATGAAAAAGCAGCAGAGTTTTTACTTGCAAAAGATAGAATTGTAGCATTTAAAGCATTGGCAGAGTCTAATTCAAAAGATAAAATGATTATACCTTATGAAGTATCCCAACTTATAGGAAGTACTTCAGTTCTGGGTGATGCTTTTTTTAAAGGTATGAGTAATGGAAACACAAATAATGCTTCTTGA
- the dgt gene encoding dGTPase yields MIDYKKKIKLDREFYAFDKIDMSVESDRGRILSAPSLRRLQKKTQVFPLELNAAVRSRLTHSLEVSQTARFIAKTILSKCNKEFGLEELENAFVSIAEMTSLLHDIGNPPFGHFAEVAINNWMSTKGVELLNKLIPVSKSNLEFKEMLLKDLCSFDGNAQGIRIVTKLQRLNLSYSQIASIIKYTRGAFEEKPQKDDSLGYLKKKPGFYYSEREIIEKIKDSLDIKDGHRFPITYIMEAADDISYLNADMEDAVDKKILKFDDVYTLIKQECETMGETYLLELVEKFYNKAKQNEQEPYQFNLFLTLTRAKLTHALVEHVSRIYLDNHKEIFEGSFNSALLEYDKESKYTKAVKVLQNISIKYIYNHKDIQTLELKGHKILSSLFEKYTPLLKLHCSEFEKLVKAEKISCFLSQRLIRRLSSKHIVAYKDAVEGLNKKDKERFELEEWYYRVRLLIDYISGMTDDFALNEYKTLEALI; encoded by the coding sequence ATGATTGACTACAAAAAGAAGATTAAACTAGATAGAGAATTTTATGCTTTTGATAAAATTGATATGTCAGTTGAGAGTGATAGGGGAAGAATCCTTTCAGCGCCTTCTTTAAGAAGGCTTCAAAAAAAGACTCAAGTTTTTCCTTTGGAGTTAAATGCAGCTGTAAGAAGCAGACTTACACACTCTTTGGAAGTTTCTCAAACAGCTAGATTTATTGCAAAAACAATCTTAAGTAAGTGCAACAAAGAGTTTGGGCTTGAAGAGTTGGAAAATGCATTTGTCTCTATTGCAGAGATGACAAGTTTGCTTCATGATATTGGAAATCCTCCTTTTGGACATTTTGCAGAGGTTGCCATAAATAATTGGATGAGTACAAAAGGGGTTGAACTTTTAAATAAACTAATTCCCGTTTCAAAAAGTAATTTAGAGTTTAAAGAGATGCTTTTAAAAGATCTTTGCAGTTTTGATGGAAATGCACAAGGGATTAGAATTGTAACAAAACTACAAAGACTTAATCTCTCATATTCACAAATTGCCTCTATAATCAAGTATACAAGGGGAGCTTTTGAAGAGAAACCTCAAAAAGATGACTCTTTAGGATATTTAAAAAAGAAACCAGGGTTTTATTATTCAGAAAGAGAGATTATTGAAAAAATCAAAGACTCTCTTGATATAAAAGATGGACATAGATTTCCAATTACATATATAATGGAAGCAGCAGATGATATAAGCTATCTAAATGCTGATATGGAAGATGCTGTTGATAAAAAAATATTAAAATTTGATGATGTTTATACTTTAATAAAACAAGAGTGTGAAACTATGGGGGAAACCTATCTTTTGGAGTTAGTAGAGAAGTTTTATAATAAAGCAAAACAAAATGAGCAAGAACCTTATCAATTTAATCTTTTTTTGACTTTAACAAGAGCAAAACTAACCCATGCTTTAGTTGAACATGTCTCAAGAATATATTTAGATAATCATAAAGAGATATTTGAGGGTAGTTTTAATTCAGCTCTTTTAGAATATGATAAAGAATCTAAATATACAAAAGCTGTAAAAGTTCTTCAAAATATCTCTATAAAGTATATTTATAATCACAAAGATATTCAAACATTGGAGTTAAAAGGGCATAAAATATTAAGCTCTTTATTTGAAAAATATACTCCACTTCTAAAACTTCATTGCAGTGAATTTGAGAAGTTAGTAAAAGCAGAAAAAATCTCTTGTTTCTTATCTCAAAGATTAATTAGACGACTCTCTTCTAAACATATTGTTGCATATAAAGATGCAGTTGAGGGCTTAAACAAAAAAGACAAAGAGAGATTTGAGTTAGAGGAGTGGTACTATAGAGTAAGACTTCTTATTGATTATATATCTGGTATGACAGATGATTTTGCTTTAAATGAGTACAAAACCTTAGAGGCTTTGATTTAA
- a CDS encoding NfeD family protein: METQIMLLDVINPYVLFGMGIVLIALEAFIVSFILIWFGIGFLIAAIISYFYDYGDGIWQLGTVAIISLLLITILRKRAIEKFLKSEDEINDNYLDEKGVGEIKNSKVFYKGTYWEVEFADEEFELEENQKVEVLKTYKNSALIQKR, from the coding sequence ATGGAAACACAAATAATGCTTCTTGATGTAATTAATCCCTATGTCCTTTTTGGGATGGGAATTGTATTAATTGCTTTAGAGGCATTTATTGTCTCGTTTATTTTAATTTGGTTTGGAATAGGGTTTTTAATTGCAGCAATAATTAGCTACTTTTATGATTATGGTGATGGCATATGGCAATTGGGAACTGTAGCTATTATTTCACTACTTCTAATTACTATTTTAAGAAAAAGAGCTATAGAGAAGTTTTTAAAATCTGAAGATGAGATAAATGATAACTATTTAGATGAAAAAGGAGTAGGAGAGATAAAAAACTCAAAGGTTTTTTATAAAGGAACTTATTGGGAAGTTGAATTTGCAGATGAAGAGTTTGAGCTTGAAGAAAATCAAAAAGTAGAAGTTTTAAAAACCTATAAAAACTCTGCACTTATTCAGAAAAGATAG
- a CDS encoding HAD family hydrolase, with the protein MRIIMFDMDGTLVDSGTSITNTINHVRVNLGFEKMEKSFALEKLNDPNISTSKFFYGTDDFTLQQKELFEDYYKENCLKELELYAGIESLLEDLSKDFTLAVATNANSFFAKKMLDHLNIGRYFQTILGYDSVKNPKPHPEMINKILDKHSMRKENAQVIGDSHKDILAAKNAGVDSVLVNWGFSNHDKDAIETIEELKNRIYIKFNS; encoded by the coding sequence ATGCGTATTATTATGTTTGATATGGATGGAACTCTTGTTGATAGTGGCACCTCTATAACAAATACAATCAACCATGTAAGAGTTAATCTTGGTTTTGAAAAGATGGAAAAAAGCTTTGCTCTTGAGAAACTAAATGATCCAAATATTAGTACTTCAAAATTTTTTTATGGAACAGATGATTTCACTTTACAACAAAAAGAGCTTTTTGAAGATTATTATAAAGAGAATTGTCTAAAAGAGTTAGAACTTTATGCAGGAATTGAAAGTCTTCTTGAAGATTTAAGTAAAGATTTTACTCTAGCAGTTGCAACAAATGCAAACTCATTTTTTGCTAAAAAAATGCTTGACCATCTAAATATTGGGAGATATTTCCAAACCATTTTAGGCTATGATAGTGTAAAAAATCCAAAACCACACCCTGAAATGATAAATAAAATTTTAGATAAACACAGTATGAGAAAAGAGAATGCTCAAGTGATTGGAGATTCTCATAAGGATATTTTAGCAGCTAAAAATGCAGGGGTTGACTCAGTTTTAGTTAACTGGGGTTTTTCAAACCATGACAAAGATGCCATAGAGACTATTGAAGAGTTAAAAAATAGAATTTATATAAAATTTAACTCTTAA